The proteins below are encoded in one region of Pelecanus crispus isolate bPelCri1 chromosome 4, bPelCri1.pri, whole genome shotgun sequence:
- the RNF4 gene encoding E3 ubiquitin-protein ligase RNF4, with amino-acid sequence MSTAQRKRRGGAVNSRQARKRNRLVASTAEMASEAEPIELEESAGEEVVDLTCESSDPVVVDLTHNDSVVLLLM; translated from the exons ATGAGCACA GCTCAACGAAAGCGCCGTGGAGGAGCAGTTAATTCTAGGCAAGCTCGGAAACGAAACAGGCTGGTGGCTTCTACTGCGGAAATGGCTTCAGAAGCAGAGCCAATAGAACTTGAAGAAAGTG CTGGTGAAGAAGTGGTAGATCTCACATGTGAATCTTCTGATCCTGTAGTCGTTGATCTAACTCACAATGATTCTGTTGTG ctgctgttAATGTAA